A part of Daphnia magna isolate NIES unplaced genomic scaffold, ASM2063170v1.1 Dm_contigs225, whole genome shotgun sequence genomic DNA contains:
- the LOC116926810 gene encoding LOW QUALITY PROTEIN: protein translocase subunit SecA-like (The sequence of the model RefSeq protein was modified relative to this genomic sequence to represent the inferred CDS: inserted 2 bases in 1 codon), producing the protein MDLVLIDEVDCMLLNRGNNAFYLSHEIPGMEMLESLYVFIWEKIRSSSIGLDKLAVRESVKSAVLYDLYGAITKDDLDSISDSLKDKPSEKNALWDHLVETRVIDSQGHLLMESNTENIKFEPQMDPKIQFYLRSVAKRKRNIQIPTHLMSFVELHVDTWINNAMKVLELQRDEDYVVDQDRTDTSPHLNPQVIIIDKDTGIDQISSQLDGALHQFIQLKEGCKLTSQSLKAIFVFNATYSQTYVKVAGVSGTLGSETKQLFMQSKYKSCQFVIPTAFKKRFYLKPTQVFKSKDHWLHAIVKEARQIILPGPQKKSRSIVIFCQSIKHVNSVHSYLENNLKSELKDNFIHCYTRDYEKFAFEGQSLEVGHVIIATNLAGRGTDIKISDELRDNGGLHICLTFLPRNERIEKQAMGRSARNGAPGSGVFLLCEELSSXENKWGAEKWLSMKEERHWKESLRISCLKDNFFCIEKEQNLFEELLNYYTILKRELKSQKREDQEIKTISDSVLDKWALWLDQSGDQVLSYTEYYFSMDILDNVRAALGLPELKTTDTSWMTPVRSLALAKHLAVQKSSQSQSTAVEILNRVIASKDSSLYPAAHYYLTFILFEEDFEDNQNKFIQILQACETILNNHINMHLSFYRKVTHAAPEQTPSFCVVDA; encoded by the exons ATGGACCTCGTTCTTATTGATGAAGTCGATTGCATGTTGCTCAATCGCGGCA acaatGCGTTCTATCTGTCGCACGAAATCCCTGGCATGGAGATGCTCGAATCTCTGTACGTTTTCATTTGGGAGAAGATACGCAGCTCTTCAATCGGCTTGGATAAGCTAGCAGTACGAGAATCAGTTAAATCTGCTGTTCTCTACGACTTGTATGGTGCTATAACTAAAGACGATTTGGATTCCATTTCCGATTCCCTGAAAGACAAGCCATCGGAAAAGAATGCACTATGGGACCACTTAGTTGAAACAAGAGTCATCGACTCACAGGGACATTTGTTGATGGAAAGCAACACTGAAAACATCAAATTTGAACCACAAATGGATCCCAAGATTCAGTTTTATCTTCGTAGCGTTGCTAAACGCAAACGGAATATTCAAATACCTACGCATTTGATGTCATTTGTCGAACTTCATGTTGACACTTGGATAAATAATGCCATGAAAGTATTGGAACTCCAACGTGACGAGGACTATGTCGTCGATCAAGACCGAACAGATACCAGCCCACATCTCAATCCTCAGGTGATTATAATCGACAAAGACACGGGGATCGACCAGATCTCGTCGCAATTGGATGGAGCCCTGCATCAGTTTATTCAGCTAAAAGAAGGCTGCAAGTTGACGTCACAAAGTCTAAAagccattttcgtttttaacgCGAC atattccCAAACTTACGTAAAGGTGGCAGGAGTTTCAGGTACTCTGGGAtccgaaacaaaacaattgttCATGCAAAGCAAATACAAAAGCTGTCAGTTTGTTATTCCGACAGCTTTCAAGAAACGTTTCTACCTTAAACCGACGCAAGTCTTTAAATCAAAGGACCACTGGCTCCATGCCATCGTCAAAGAAGCACGACAGATTATTCTTCCTGGCCCTCAGAAGAAATCTCGTTCCATTGTCATCTTTTGTCAATCAATCAAACATGTAAACAGTGTTCACAGTTATCTGGAAAACAATCTGAAGTCGGAGCTCAAAGACAACTTTATCCATTGCTACACACGTGATTATGAGAAATTTGCTTTCGAAGGCCAATCCCTTGAAGTTGGTCACGTGATCATTGCCACCAACTTAGCGGGTAGAGGTACAGATATCAAAATAAGCGACGAATTGAGAGACAACGGAGGTCTACACATTTGTCTGACTTTTTTGCCGAGAAACGAGCGGATTGAAAAACAAGCGATGGGCCGTTCAGCTAGGAACGGAGCACCTGGAAGCGGAGTCTTCCTCTTGTGCGAAGAATTGTCTTC GGAAAATAAATGGGGTGCCGAAAAATGGTTAAGTATGAAAGAAGAGCGTCACTGGAAAGAAAGCCTGCGGATATCCTGTTtaaaagacaattttttttgcatagaaaaagaacaaaatttatttgaagAATTGTTGAATTATTACACTATACTGAAACGAGAATTAAAAAGCCAAAAACGTGAAGATCAGgaaattaaaacaatttcCGACAGTGTGCTAGACAAATGGGCTTTGTGGCTTGACCAAAGTGGCGACCAAGTGTTATCCTATACCGAATATTATTTTAGTATGGATATTCTCGATAATGTTCGTGCTGCACTTGGATTGCCAGAACTCAAAACGACAGACACTAGTTGGATGACCCCAGTTCGTTCTCTCGCCTTGGCCAAACATCTGGCTGTACAAAAGTCATCTCAGTCTCAGTCGACGGCAGTTGAAATTCTGAATCGAGTCATTGCTTCAAAGGATAGTTCTTTGTATCCAGCTGCTCATTACTACCttactttcattttgtttgaagAGGATTTTGAGGAtaaccaaaacaaattcaTTCAAATTTTGCAAGCGTGTGAAACTATTTTGAACAATCACATAAACATGCACTTGTCCTTTTATCGCAAAGTCACCCATGCAGCGCCTGAGCAAACCCCGTCGTTCTGCGTCGTCGACGCctaa